The proteins below come from a single Fusobacterium nucleatum genomic window:
- a CDS encoding ComF family protein: MLRLKEAIRESLRFLLFDNTCSCCHNKLDREGYICSNCLEKFKKEAFLKNKDEFYYLFIYEKAIRQIISDYKLRNRKNLARDIAFLVKKPIFQLIEREKIDIIIPVPISEEREIERGFNQIEYLLECLDIKYKKIERIKNTKHMYTLKNNEKREKNVESAFKNNLNLENKNVLIVDDIVTSGATINSISEELRKNNKNINIKIFSIAVARHFIKE; encoded by the coding sequence ATGTTGAGGTTGAAGGAAGCTATTAGAGAAAGTTTAAGATTTTTACTTTTTGATAATACCTGTTCATGTTGCCATAATAAACTTGATAGAGAGGGATATATTTGTTCTAACTGCTTAGAAAAATTTAAAAAAGAGGCCTTTTTGAAAAATAAAGATGAGTTTTATTATCTTTTTATCTACGAAAAGGCAATTAGACAAATTATTTCTGATTATAAGTTAAGAAATAGAAAAAATTTGGCAAGGGATATAGCATTTTTAGTTAAAAAACCTATTTTTCAGTTGATAGAAAGAGAAAAAATTGATATTATAATACCAGTCCCTATAAGTGAAGAAAGGGAGATAGAAAGAGGTTTCAATCAAATAGAATATCTCTTAGAATGTTTAGATATAAAATACAAAAAAATTGAAAGAATCAAAAACACTAAACATATGTATACATTAAAAAATAATGAAAAAAGAGAAAAAAATGTTGAGAGTGCATTTAAAAATAACTTGAATTTAGAAAATAAAAATGTTTTAATAGTTGATGATATTGTAACAAGTGGAGCAACTATTAATTCTATAAGTGAAGAACTTAGAAAAAATAATAAAAATATCAATATAAAAATATTTTCAATAGCAGTAGCAAGACATTTTATTAAAGAGTAA
- a CDS encoding zinc ribbon domain-containing protein, producing the protein MKLAFSCPKCRCRNYEEKSIILPEKKKNFIKIELNTYYAKTCLNCGYTEFYSAKIVDEETAKEKCKADVEVEGSY; encoded by the coding sequence ATGAAGTTGGCTTTTAGTTGTCCTAAATGTAGATGTAGAAACTATGAGGAAAAGAGCATTATCTTGCCAGAAAAAAAGAAAAATTTTATTAAAATAGAGCTTAATACTTATTATGCAAAAACTTGTTTAAATTGTGGATATACAGAATTTTATTCAGCAAAAATTGTAGATGAAGAAACTGCAAAGGAGAAATGTAAAGCTGATGTTGAGGTTGAAGGAAGCTATTAG
- a CDS encoding YraN family protein → MNTREIGNKYEDKSVETLIDEGYKILERNYQNRFGEIDIIAEKNKEIIFIEVKYRKTNKFGYGYEAVDRKKIIKILKLANYYMQFKKYQDYKIRFDCMSYLGDELDWIKNIVWGDEVGF, encoded by the coding sequence TTGAATACAAGAGAGATAGGAAATAAATATGAAGATAAAAGTGTTGAAACTTTGATAGATGAAGGTTATAAAATACTTGAAAGAAATTATCAAAATAGATTTGGAGAAATTGATATAATTGCAGAAAAGAATAAAGAAATAATCTTTATTGAGGTAAAATATAGAAAGACAAATAAATTTGGTTATGGTTATGAGGCAGTAGATAGAAAAAAAATTATTAAAATTCTAAAACTAGCTAATTACTATATGCAGTTTAAAAAATATCAAGATTATAAAATAAGATTTGACTGTATGAGTTATTTAGGTGATGAACTAGATTGGATAAAAAATATAGTGTGGGGTGATGAAGTTGGCTTTTAG
- a CDS encoding ribonuclease HII has translation MDNPLYLYDLEYKNVIGVDEAGRGPLAGPVVAAAVILKEYSEELDEINDSKKLTEKKREKLYDIIMKNFYVTVGVSTVEEIDKLNILNADFLAMRRALKDLENIKKDKKEYIVLVDGNLKIKEYNGKQLPIVKGDAKSLSIAAASIIAKVTRDRLMKDLANIYPDYSFEKHKGYGTKAHIEAIKNKGAIEGVHRKVFLRKINNTWIKKVL, from the coding sequence ATGGATAATCCATTATATCTTTATGATTTAGAATATAAAAATGTTATAGGTGTAGATGAAGCAGGTAGAGGTCCTCTTGCTGGTCCTGTTGTTGCAGCAGCTGTAATATTAAAAGAATATAGTGAAGAATTAGATGAAATAAATGATTCTAAAAAATTGACTGAGAAAAAAAGAGAGAAACTATATGATATAATAATGAAAAACTTTTATGTAACAGTTGGGGTTTCAACAGTAGAAGAAATAGATAAATTAAATATTCTAAATGCAGATTTTTTAGCAATGAGAAGGGCATTAAAAGATTTAGAAAATATAAAAAAAGATAAAAAAGAATATATTGTTTTAGTTGATGGCAATTTAAAGATAAAAGAATATAATGGGAAACAATTACCAATAGTCAAAGGAGATGCTAAAAGCCTCAGTATTGCAGCAGCCTCAATTATAGCTAAAGTAACAAGGGATAGACTTATGAAAGATTTAGCTAATATTTATCCTGATTATAGCTTTGAAAAACATAAGGGTTATGGAACGAAAGCACATATAGAAGCAATTAAAAATAAAGGAGCTATTGAAGGTGTACATAGAAAAGTCTTTTTAAGAAAAATTAACAATACTTGGATAAAAAAGGTTTTGTGA
- a CDS encoding RluA family pseudouridine synthase, producing MENIKEKFEFEVGSEYEGMRLDKYLSEQIEEATRSYLEKLIDNNYVKVNSKVINKNGRKLKLGEKIEVSIPEEENIDIEAENIFLDIVYENNDFIVVNKNYGMVVHPAYGNYTGTLVNALLYYTNNLSSINGNIRPGIIHRLDKDTSGLILVAKNNYAHAKLASMFTDKTIHKTYLCIVKGNFSEENLNGRIENLIGRDSKNRKKMAVVKENGKIAISNYRVIEQVEGYSLVEVAIETGRTHQIRVHMKSINHVILGDSTYGSEDKNVKRQMLHAYKLEFLNPLDNKEYIFKGRLFDDFIEVAKRLKFNIEKYS from the coding sequence ATGGAGAATATAAAAGAAAAATTTGAATTTGAGGTTGGTTCTGAATATGAAGGGATGAGACTGGATAAATATTTAAGTGAACAAATAGAAGAAGCTACCCGTTCATATTTAGAAAAACTTATAGATAATAATTATGTAAAAGTAAATTCAAAGGTTATAAATAAAAATGGAAGAAAATTAAAATTAGGAGAAAAAATAGAAGTTTCAATTCCAGAGGAAGAAAATATTGATATTGAAGCAGAAAATATTTTCTTAGATATTGTCTATGAAAATAATGATTTTATAGTTGTAAATAAAAATTATGGTATGGTTGTTCATCCTGCTTATGGGAATTATACAGGTACTTTGGTTAATGCACTTTTGTATTATACAAATAATCTGTCATCTATAAATGGAAATATAAGGCCTGGGATAATTCATAGACTTGATAAAGATACAAGTGGTTTGATATTAGTAGCAAAGAATAATTATGCTCATGCAAAATTAGCTTCAATGTTTACTGACAAAACTATACATAAGACATATTTATGTATAGTTAAGGGGAATTTTTCAGAAGAAAATCTAAATGGAAGAATTGAAAATCTAATTGGCAGAGATAGTAAAAATAGGAAAAAAATGGCAGTTGTAAAAGAAAATGGTAAAATTGCTATTTCTAATTATAGAGTCATAGAACAAGTTGAAGGTTATTCTTTGGTTGAAGTAGCTATTGAAACTGGAAGAACACATCAAATTAGAGTACATATGAAGAGTATAAATCATGTAATATTAGGAGATTCTACCTATGGAAGTGAAGATAAAAATGTAAAAAGACAAATGCTGCATGCCTATAAATTGGAATTTTTAAATCCTTTGGATAATAAAGAATATATATTTAAAGGAAGATTATTTGATGATTTTATTGAAGTTGCAAAGAGATTAAAATTTAATATAGAAAAATATAGTTGA
- the ybaK gene encoding Cys-tRNA(Pro) deacylase, with translation MKKTNAIRELEIHKIEHIVREYEVDEEHLDAVSVALKTNEDITRVFKTLVLLNEKREMVVACIPGMEKLDLKKLAKLSNHKKLEMLPTKNLFSMTGYVRGGCSPIGIKKRHTVFIHKSALDNKTILISGGLRGLQIEIDPQKLIDYLKMIVGDIIEDVNIEF, from the coding sequence ATGAAAAAAACAAATGCAATTAGAGAATTGGAAATACATAAGATAGAACATATAGTTAGAGAATATGAAGTTGATGAGGAGCATTTAGATGCAGTAAGTGTTGCTTTAAAAACTAATGAGGATATTACAAGAGTTTTTAAAACTTTGGTTTTATTAAATGAAAAAAGAGAAATGGTAGTTGCTTGTATTCCTGGAATGGAAAAGTTAGATTTAAAAAAGCTAGCTAAACTATCAAATCATAAAAAACTAGAAATGCTACCTACGAAAAATTTATTTTCAATGACAGGATATGTCAGAGGAGGTTGTTCCCCTATTGGGATAAAGAAAAGACATACTGTCTTTATTCACAAATCAGCACTAGATAATAAAACGATTTTGATAAGTGGAGGTTTAAGAGGTTTACAAATTGAAATTGATCCACAAAAATTAATTGATTATTTAAAAATGATAGTTGGGGATATTATTGAAGACGTAAATATAGAATTTTAA
- a CDS encoding 2-hydroxycarboxylate transporter family protein, which translates to MAKKNFKELFDPKEHKWGGFNLPTFLCLLIVVTIVVYVPFGIDKDGNPGSFLRSNFLIMFSVLAIFGLLFGEIGDRIPIWDEFIGGGTILVFVLAAVFGTYKLVPENFMKAANIFYNKQPVNFLEMFIPALIVGSVLTVDRKTLIKSISGYIPLIIIGVVGASIGGIVVGFIFGKSPIDVMMNYVLPIMGGGTGAGAIPMSEIWSSKTGRPASEWFAFAISILSIANIIAILLGALLKKLGEVKQNLTGNGELIIDNSKEAIKDKEVDLKPELVDTVAAFILTGVLFMVAHILGELWAAFAKSHHIDFELHRLVFLILLTMFLNIANLVPDKIKAGAKRMQTLFSKHTIWILMAAVGFTTDVQEIINAVTISNLLIALAIVLGAVGFIMLIARKMKFYPIEAAITAGLCMANRGGAGDVAVLGAADRMDLMSFAQISSRIGGAMMLVLGSVLFGLFA; encoded by the coding sequence ATGGCAAAGAAAAATTTTAAAGAATTATTTGATCCAAAAGAGCATAAATGGGGTGGATTTAATTTACCAACATTTTTATGTCTATTGATTGTTGTCACTATTGTTGTTTATGTTCCTTTTGGAATTGATAAAGATGGTAACCCTGGAAGTTTTTTAAGATCTAATTTCTTAATTATGTTTTCAGTGTTGGCTATATTTGGTTTGTTATTTGGGGAAATTGGAGACAGAATTCCTATATGGGATGAATTTATAGGTGGAGGAACTATTTTAGTTTTTGTTCTTGCAGCTGTGTTTGGAACTTATAAATTAGTCCCTGAAAACTTTATGAAAGCTGCAAATATTTTCTATAATAAACAACCAGTAAATTTTTTGGAAATGTTTATCCCAGCTTTAATAGTTGGTTCTGTATTAACTGTTGATAGAAAAACTCTTATAAAATCTATTAGTGGATATATCCCTTTGATAATTATTGGAGTTGTGGGAGCTTCAATAGGTGGAATAGTTGTAGGGTTTATTTTTGGAAAATCTCCTATTGATGTTATGATGAATTATGTGCTCCCAATAATGGGTGGTGGAACAGGAGCTGGAGCTATACCTATGTCTGAAATCTGGTCATCAAAAACTGGCAGACCAGCATCTGAATGGTTTGCTTTTGCTATATCAATATTGAGTATAGCCAATATAATTGCAATTTTGTTAGGAGCTCTTCTTAAAAAATTAGGTGAAGTTAAACAAAATTTAACAGGAAATGGAGAACTTATCATAGACAATTCTAAAGAAGCTATAAAAGATAAAGAAGTTGATTTAAAACCAGAACTTGTTGATACAGTAGCTGCATTTATTTTAACTGGTGTTTTATTTATGGTCGCTCATATTTTAGGTGAACTTTGGGCAGCTTTTGCAAAAAGTCATCATATAGACTTTGAACTTCATCGTTTAGTTTTCTTAATTCTTTTGACTATGTTTTTGAATATTGCTAATCTTGTCCCTGATAAAATAAAAGCTGGGGCAAAAAGAATGCAAACTCTTTTTTCTAAGCATACAATTTGGATATTAATGGCTGCTGTTGGATTTACAACAGATGTACAAGAAATAATAAATGCTGTAACAATTTCAAATTTATTGATTGCCCTTGCAATAGTTCTTGGTGCTGTTGGATTTATTATGTTAATTGCTAGAAAAATGAAATTTTACCCAATTGAAGCTGCTATCACTGCTGGACTTTGTATGGCAAATAGAGGTGGAGCTGGAGATGTTGCTGTTTTAGGAGCTGCTGACAGAATGGATCTTATGTCATTTGCACAAATATCTTCTCGTATAGGTGGAGCTATGATGTTGGTTCTTGGTTCTGTACTGTTTGGATTATTTGCTTAG
- a CDS encoding oxaloacetate decarboxylase subunit alpha, with protein sequence MNKIKIMETCLRDGHQSLMATRLTTAEMLPIIEKLDNVGYHSLEMWGGATFDAALRFLNEDPWERLREIKKRVKNTKLQMLLRGQNLLGYRNYPDDIVERFVKKSIQNGIDIVRIFDALNDVRNLQTACEATKKYGGHAQLAMSYTISPVHTIEYFKNLALEMQEIGADSIAIKDMSGILLPEVAYKLVKELKSVLRLPVEVHTHATAGLASMTYIKAVEAGADIIDTAISPLSGGTSQPATESIVRAFQGTERETGFDLELLKEIAEYFKPIRAKYLQEGILNPQALMTEPSIVEYQLPGGMLSNFLSQLKMQKAENKYEDVLREIPRVRKDLGYPPLVTPLSQMVGTQAIFNILTGQRYKLIPNEIKNYVRGLYGKSPVPISDEIKKTIIFNEEVFTGRPADKLAAEYDKMVEETRNFARSEEDVLSYALFPQVAKDFLIKKYGNE encoded by the coding sequence GTGAATAAGATTAAAATTATGGAAACTTGTCTAAGAGATGGACATCAATCACTTATGGCAACTCGTTTAACTACTGCTGAAATGTTACCAATAATTGAAAAATTAGATAATGTGGGCTATCATTCATTAGAAATGTGGGGAGGTGCTACTTTTGATGCTGCTTTAAGATTTCTTAATGAAGACCCTTGGGAAAGATTGAGAGAAATCAAAAAAAGAGTTAAAAATACAAAACTTCAAATGTTACTTAGAGGGCAAAATCTTTTAGGTTATCGTAACTATCCTGATGATATAGTTGAAAGATTTGTTAAAAAATCAATACAAAATGGAATAGATATAGTTCGTATATTTGATGCTTTAAATGATGTTCGTAACTTACAAACTGCTTGTGAAGCTACAAAAAAATATGGTGGACATGCTCAACTTGCAATGAGTTATACTATCAGCCCTGTTCATACTATTGAATACTTTAAGAATTTAGCTTTGGAAATGCAAGAAATTGGAGCTGATTCTATTGCTATAAAAGATATGTCTGGAATTTTATTACCAGAAGTTGCTTATAAACTAGTAAAAGAATTAAAATCTGTATTAAGACTTCCTGTTGAAGTTCATACTCATGCAACAGCTGGACTTGCAAGTATGACTTATATCAAAGCTGTTGAAGCAGGAGCAGATATAATTGACACTGCTATATCTCCATTATCTGGTGGAACTTCGCAACCTGCTACTGAAAGTATTGTTAGAGCTTTTCAAGGAACTGAAAGAGAAACTGGTTTTGACTTAGAATTATTAAAAGAAATAGCAGAATACTTCAAGCCTATAAGAGCAAAATATTTACAAGAAGGTATCTTAAATCCACAAGCTCTTATGACTGAGCCAAGTATAGTTGAATATCAATTACCAGGAGGAATGTTATCAAACTTCCTTTCTCAATTAAAAATGCAAAAAGCTGAAAATAAATATGAAGATGTTTTAAGAGAAATCCCAAGGGTAAGAAAAGACTTAGGTTATCCACCATTAGTTACTCCTCTTAGCCAAATGGTAGGAACACAGGCTATATTTAATATTTTAACTGGACAAAGGTATAAATTGATACCAAACGAAATTAAAAACTATGTGAGAGGACTTTATGGTAAAAGCCCAGTGCCTATATCTGATGAAATTAAAAAGACTATTATCTTTAATGAAGAAGTATTCACAGGAAGACCAGCTGATAAATTAGCAGCTGAATATGACAAAATGGTTGAAGAAACAAGGAATTTTGCAAGAAGTGAAGAAGATGTACTATCTTATGCTCTTTTCCCACAAGTTGCAAAAGATTTTTTAATAAAGAAATATGGAAATGAATAA
- the citG gene encoding triphosphoribosyl-dephospho-CoA synthase CitG has translation MEMNNKEVAKLATKALLYEVSISPKAGLVSRLSNGSHRDMDFYTFIDSSLSLSKYFSECFIYGQKNDFYSPNFFKNLRDLGKKAEKEMYKATNGINTHKGTIFSMGILISVLASCLKESKEIDLKLLSEKIKNMCSPLLNELESTNNFSTYGEKAYKKYHLTGARGLAISGYDIVLLDGINKLKEFIKILDFETSCILLLFYYISILDDTNIVNRANFETLKEIQMLCKNLYEDNIKFLSKEKIKNEMSNLNDVFIEKNISAGGSADLLILTIFIYILNI, from the coding sequence ATGGAAATGAATAATAAGGAAGTTGCTAAATTAGCAACAAAAGCTCTTTTATATGAAGTGAGTATAAGCCCAAAAGCTGGACTTGTTAGTCGCCTTAGTAATGGTTCTCATAGAGATATGGACTTTTACACTTTTATTGATTCTTCTCTTTCTTTAAGTAAGTATTTTTCTGAATGTTTTATCTATGGTCAAAAGAATGATTTTTATTCTCCTAACTTTTTTAAAAATTTAAGAGATTTAGGAAAAAAGGCTGAAAAAGAAATGTATAAAGCTACAAATGGGATTAATACTCATAAGGGAACTATTTTTTCAATGGGAATTTTAATTTCAGTTTTAGCTAGTTGTTTAAAAGAAAGCAAGGAAATAGATTTAAAGCTATTAAGTGAAAAAATTAAAAATATGTGTTCTCCTCTTTTAAATGAACTAGAAAGTACAAATAATTTCTCCACTTATGGAGAAAAAGCATATAAGAAATATCATTTAACTGGTGCAAGAGGATTAGCTATTTCTGGTTATGATATAGTCTTGCTTGATGGAATCAATAAATTAAAAGAATTTATAAAAATTTTAGATTTTGAAACTTCTTGTATTTTGCTCTTATTTTACTATATTTCCATTTTAGATGATACAAATATAGTGAATAGAGCAAACTTTGAAACTCTAAAAGAAATTCAAATGTTATGTAAAAATCTTTATGAAGATAATATAAAATTTTTATCAAAAGAAAAAATAAAAAATGAGATGTCAAACTTAAATGATGTATTTATAGAAAAGAATATAAGTGCTGGTGGTAGTGCTGATTTATTAATTTTAACAATTTTTATATACATATTAAATATTTAA
- the citD gene encoding citrate lyase acyl carrier protein — protein sequence MVLKTVGVAGTLESSDAMITVEPANQGGIVIDVSSSVKRQFGRQIEETVHNTIKELGVENANVKVVDKGALNYALIARTKAAVYRAAESHDYKF from the coding sequence ATGGTTTTAAAAACTGTTGGTGTTGCTGGAACATTAGAATCTAGTGACGCTATGATAACTGTTGAACCTGCCAATCAAGGTGGAATTGTTATTGATGTTTCAAGTTCAGTTAAAAGACAATTTGGTAGACAAATTGAAGAAACTGTACATAACACTATAAAAGAATTAGGTGTTGAAAATGCTAATGTAAAGGTTGTAGATAAGGGTGCATTAAACTATGCTCTTATAGCTAGAACTAAGGCTGCTGTATATAGAGCTGCTGAATCTCATGATTATAAATTTTAG
- the citE gene encoding citrate (pro-3S)-lyase subunit beta — protein sequence MAIRDRLRRTMMFLPGNNPSMITDAYIYGPDSVMIDLEDATSVNQKDAARFLVSEALKTIDYKTTETVVRVNGLDTPFGADDIRAVVKAGVNVVRLPKTDTPDEIIAVDKLITEVEKEIGREGETLLMAAIESATGIMNVKEIALASKRLMGIALGAEDYVTNLKTSRSKHGWELYYAREAIVLAARNAGIYCFDTVYSDVNNLDGFRQEVQFIKDLGFDGKSCIHPKQVRIVHEIYTPTQKEIEKSIRIINGAKEAEAKGSGVISVDGKMVDNPIIMRAQRVLELAKASGIYKED from the coding sequence ATGGCAATTAGAGATAGATTAAGAAGAACAATGATGTTTCTACCTGGTAATAATCCATCAATGATTACAGATGCTTATATATATGGACCAGATTCTGTAATGATAGACTTAGAAGATGCTACCAGTGTAAATCAAAAAGATGCTGCAAGATTTTTAGTTTCTGAGGCTTTAAAAACAATAGATTATAAAACTACTGAAACTGTTGTAAGAGTAAATGGTTTAGATACTCCATTTGGAGCTGATGATATAAGAGCTGTTGTTAAAGCTGGTGTAAATGTTGTAAGACTTCCAAAAACTGATACTCCTGATGAAATAATAGCAGTTGATAAACTTATAACAGAAGTTGAAAAAGAAATTGGTAGAGAAGGGGAAACTCTACTTATGGCAGCTATTGAAAGTGCAACTGGTATTATGAATGTTAAAGAAATTGCTCTTGCTAGCAAAAGATTAATGGGAATTGCATTAGGAGCAGAAGACTATGTTACTAACTTAAAGACTTCAAGAAGTAAACATGGTTGGGAACTATATTATGCAAGAGAAGCTATTGTACTTGCTGCAAGAAATGCAGGTATTTATTGTTTTGATACTGTTTATTCAGATGTAAATAACCTAGATGGTTTCAGACAAGAAGTTCAATTTATTAAAGATTTAGGATTTGACGGTAAATCTTGTATACATCCTAAACAAGTTAGAATAGTTCATGAAATTTATACACCAACTCAAAAAGAAATTGAAAAATCAATTAGAATTATAAATGGTGCTAAGGAAGCTGAAGCTAAGGGTTCAGGAGTTATATCTGTTGACGGAAAAATGGTTGATAACCCAATTATTATGAGAGCTCAAAGAGTTTTAGAATTAGCAAAAGCTAGTGGAATCTATAAGGAGGACTAA
- the citF gene encoding citrate lyase subunit alpha: MKFNKNAVGREIPEYLEGIGELVPFKGVDAIKPTKKKAGAKLRMRIQDKPKIVASIEEAIKKSGLKDGMTISFHHHMRNGDTVVNRVLDIIAKMGIKDITLAPSSLSPCHGPVIEHIKSGVVTGIQSSGLREPLGDEISKGILKKPVIIRSHGGRARAIEDGELHIDVAFIAAPSCDEMGNMNGRTGKSACGSMGYAIVDAQYADYVIAITDNLVPFPNLPASIDQTLVDSVVVVDEIGDPKKIVSGAIRFSDNPRDLLIAQNAVKVIVNSGYFKDGFVYQTGAAGASLAVTSLLREEMIKQNIKASLGLGGITSQLVGLLEEGLMSALYDTQCFDLDAVRSIKENERHYEISASFYANPNTAGPAVNNLTFVMLGALEIDKDFNVNVMTKSDGTINQAVGGHQDTAAGSKISVILAPLMRARIPIIVDKVTTVCTPGEAVDVICTDYGIVVNPRRKDLIENLTKAGVELKTIEEMKEMAEKLTGKPDPVEFTDEIVGVVEYRDGSIIDVIKKVKD; encoded by the coding sequence ATGAAATTTAATAAAAATGCAGTTGGCAGAGAAATTCCTGAATATTTAGAAGGAATTGGAGAATTAGTTCCTTTTAAAGGTGTGGATGCAATAAAACCAACTAAGAAAAAAGCTGGTGCAAAATTAAGAATGAGAATCCAAGATAAACCTAAAATAGTTGCTAGTATAGAAGAAGCTATTAAAAAATCTGGATTAAAAGATGGAATGACTATCTCTTTCCACCATCATATGAGAAATGGAGATACTGTTGTAAATAGAGTTTTAGATATTATAGCTAAAATGGGAATTAAAGATATTACATTAGCTCCTAGTTCACTATCTCCTTGTCATGGACCTGTTATTGAACATATCAAAAGTGGTGTTGTTACAGGAATACAATCAAGTGGGCTTCGTGAACCATTAGGAGATGAAATTTCAAAAGGTATACTTAAAAAACCTGTTATTATAAGAAGTCATGGAGGAAGAGCAAGAGCTATTGAAGATGGTGAATTACATATAGATGTTGCTTTCATTGCTGCTCCTAGCTGTGATGAAATGGGAAATATGAATGGAAGAACTGGTAAGAGTGCCTGTGGTTCTATGGGATATGCAATAGTGGATGCACAATATGCTGACTATGTTATAGCCATCACAGATAATTTAGTTCCTTTCCCAAATTTACCTGCAAGTATAGATCAAACATTAGTTGACTCTGTTGTAGTAGTTGATGAAATAGGAGATCCTAAGAAAATAGTTTCAGGAGCTATAAGATTTTCTGATAACCCAAGAGATTTATTGATTGCTCAAAATGCAGTTAAAGTAATAGTTAATTCTGGATATTTTAAAGATGGTTTTGTTTATCAAACAGGAGCTGCTGGAGCAAGTTTAGCAGTTACGAGTCTTTTAAGAGAAGAAATGATAAAACAAAATATAAAAGCCTCATTAGGACTTGGAGGAATCACTTCTCAATTAGTTGGACTTCTTGAAGAAGGACTTATGAGTGCATTATATGATACTCAATGTTTTGACTTAGATGCAGTAAGATCTATAAAAGAAAATGAAAGACATTATGAAATCTCTGCTTCATTCTATGCAAATCCTAATACAGCAGGACCTGCTGTAAATAACTTAACTTTTGTAATGTTAGGTGCATTAGAAATAGATAAAGATTTTAATGTAAATGTTATGACTAAATCTGATGGTACAATTAACCAGGCAGTTGGAGGACACCAAGATACAGCTGCTGGATCTAAAATTAGTGTAATACTTGCACCACTTATGAGAGCAAGAATTCCTATAATAGTTGATAAAGTTACAACTGTATGTACTCCTGGTGAAGCAGTGGATGTTATCTGTACTGATTACGGAATAGTTGTAAATCCTAGAAGAAAAGATTTAATAGAAAATTTAACAAAAGCTGGTGTTGAATTAAAAACTATTGAAGAAATGAAAGAAATGGCTGAAAAGCTAACTGGTAAGCCTGATCCTGTTGAATTTACTGATGAAATTGTTGGTGTAGTTGAATATAGAGATGGTTCTATCATAGATGTTATTAAAAAAGTAAAAGACTAA